The following proteins come from a genomic window of Pocillopora verrucosa isolate sample1 chromosome 6, ASM3666991v2, whole genome shotgun sequence:
- the LOC131783530 gene encoding uncharacterized protein: MTSKFLGLFRRAKKTKESNPSNNEKQVPESVEEDPYEEVPGSVEEGIYEELFAAEKNAAPEKNVAPEKIAAPEKNAAPEKNAAARSVLSPGTRVVGKYDFRRRTREDLPFRKGEFLVIESVTRDPYWYRVVNCNGRRGFIPYNFVKELSPVEFMPMPWFHGDIRRIEAEKLLNPCEDGMFLIRNSGNFKGDYALSVCYANKIEHYRIRTTDDGKLTVDDEVVFESLFEFVERYSRSADGLCTRLAKPLHSGTFNSGVSRSSFYKGGWEIKRSCLYSKDCIRRGDFGNIFQAEYLDQKVAVKKYSPEIYQDVQAFLIEAAIMTSLQHRNIVTLLGVSMAENPFYLVTEFCGKGNLLEFLSKTGPGTIQEDDLVRLAEDVADGMRYLQSKDVVHRALMARNILIDEDGTAKVSEFGLAQVPSSSSERKTTSDKWTAPEAIRWEIFSSRSDVWSYGVLLWVLFSFGENPYSDLPADHLVDEIERGYRMECPKGCNTVIYDMMSNCWDIDPKRRPNFKEICKLLTDFYYDEVPQEIRARGRLALRAYKKALSEGRTCIKRVPIMLIGQDRSGKTSLAKSLKGERFNPEEDSTVGIDVDPSHFKVSTEIWKPGEKDEQRNVERAWSYEHHAARLVVQHLSEKKSAPKEESLESDESELVPVESVEVSVSEAIVSTSCARDENMVDSCSQSEEDLYPIPAASVASNTSSHDSVSNSVPEDSLVGSDSISISQDHTISDQSPAGDIQTVPDDVASLVEVFLREDKDLEREEDIYSVLWDFGGQTVYYTTHPLFLTSRAIYLLVNDLSRPLHDKAKSVMKQGMFTKLQDSFRLKTNADYLDFWMSSVASLAIQDESHSKKTKSDLLPELPPVFLVCTHADKPCDGGDPRELGRMVFGHLQTKPYKTHLHDVFIVDNTKSGHELECPEVLRLRQEIRTVAKELPHMKEAVPIKWLKFEKEMQAKKDEGNKWISLEETKEVAREVCNVFDEEEFITLLNFLHDQRVLIHFDETPELSKMVVLDTQWLINVFKEVITIRPFDSKEKKFKELWFRLEKEGVLEEPLLEHVWGPLYREEDTCQSLIAIMEKFSLLCSWPSSDGSRGKQYLVPSMLMSHPPDEIMELIESAEIPSLFLKFETGQVPPGLFPRLVLQFLQWCKQECSSPEHPQLYHNFVRIYHSEEVNCSVILLCHMSSIEVIVHRGNGGDEVAHCSMSASSSLVNNNHDTFACAVLRQLKLMLESMRGEFCWLQNMKYEVSFLCPVCCEGGVVSYCRTHLLKGCKQEECLHFWPESEFCSGKKIIGCTRSAVAKMNRVLVKDFEPWFSPMRNQLTIDKCDGGNLASVEDDEETFSADEVLQIRLTQQRDDQTISPQLKGSLQLEGACPDTPDFESKSGEMLPNLGKTTATTEICLPDNVEQSLLSASCDAKEIVHQLKEKLQLNKDVLERPDYDTKKIIRSLAQRAKDLKRLDVFEHLREITPAGTAGPLLPENLPVQDMPIIKVRDLTIRLSGGDEWMELAEGLGLTPSEIRFLDKRTRNPMVAALSFITKERFVSVGELYELLNERDLPMLADLL; the protein is encoded by the exons cTGTTTGCAGCAGAAAAAAATGCTGCACCAGAAAAAAATGTTGCACCAGAAAAAATTGCTGCACCAGAAAAAAATGCTGCACCAGAAAAAAATGCTGCTGCG AGGTCAGTGTTGTCACCTGGAACTAGAGTGGTAGGAAAATATGATTTCAGGCGTAGAACAAGAGAG GACTTGCCGTTTAGAAAGGGAGAATTTCTCGTCATTGAAAGTGTTACTAGG GACCCCTACTGGTATAGAGTAGTTAATTGTAATGGACGAAGAGGGTTCATTCCTTACAACTTTGTTAAGGAACTAAGCCCTGTGGAATTCATGCCCATGCc ATGGTTTCATGGAGATATACGCAGAATAGAGGCTGAGAAGCTCCTCAACCCTTGCGAAGACGGAATGTTTCTGATAAGGAACAGCGGCAACTTTAAGGGGGACTATGCTCTTTCGGTCTG CTATGCTAACAAGATTGAACACTACAGAATCAGGACGACGGATGACGGAAAACTTACAGTTGACGATGAAGTTGTTTTTGAAAGTCTTTTTGAATTTGTAGAG CGTTATTCAAGGTCAGCGGATGGACTTTGCACGAGGCTAGCAAAACCCTTGCATAGCGGAACATTTAACTCTGGTGTTTCTCGAAGTTCCTTTTACAAAG gcgGATGGGAAATAAAACGCAGTTGCCTTTATTCCAAGGATTGCATAAGAAGAGGAGACTTCGGGA ATATTTTTCAAGCTGAATACCTTGATCAGAAGGTGGCTGTGAAAAAATATTCACCAGAGATTTATCAAGATGTTCAGGCGTTTTTAATAGAGGCTGCCATCATGAC GAGTTTACAACACAGGAATATTGTGACATTACTTGGAGTGTCTATGGCCGAAAACCCTTTTTACCTTGTGACAGAGTTTTGTGGCAAG GGAAATTTATTAGAGTTCTTGTCGAAAACAGGCCCGGGTACAATCCAAGAAGATGATCTCGTGAGACTTGCTGA GGATGTAGCCGATGGTATGAGGTATTTACAATCCAAAGATGTGGTTCACAG GGCGTTAATGGCGAGGAATATTCTGATCGATGAAGATGGAACAGCAAAA GTGTCAGAGTTTGGACTCGCACAGGTACCATCTTCAAGCTCTGAGCGGAAAACTACTTCTGACAAGTGGACAGCTCCAGAGGCAATCAGATGGGAG ATATTTTCCTCCCGGTCCGATGTATGGAGTTATGGCGTCTTATTATGGGTGCTTTTTTCATTTGGTGAAAATCCGTATTCCGACCTG CCCGCAGATCATTTAGTCGACGAGATCGAAAGAGGATATCGAATGGAATGTCCTAAAGGATGTAATACCGTCATCTATGATATGATGAGCAACTGCTGGGATATTGATCCAAAGCGACGTCCAAATTTCAAAGAGATTTGTAAattattgactgatttttatTACG ACGAGGTGCCTCAAGAGATTCGTGCACGGGGACGTTTGGCTTTAAGAGCATACAAAAAGGCCTTGTCAGAGGGGAGGACATGTATCAAACGCGTGCCAATCATGTTAATTGGACAGGACCGCTCCGGAAAAACCAGCTTGGCGAAATCTCTCAAAGGAGAGCGATTCAATCCAGAGGAGGATAGCACCGTAGGCATAGACGTTGATCCTTCTCATTTCAAAGTGTCAACTGAGATTTGGAAACCAGGAGAGAAAGACGAACAACGAAATGTTGAGAGGGCATGGTCTTATGAGCATCATGCAGCGCGCTTGGTCGTCCAACATCTGAGTGAGAAAAAAAGTGCTCCCAAAGAAGAGAGTCTAGAATCTGATGAATCCGAACTTGTGCCGGTGGAATCAGTCGAGGTAAGCGTAAGCGAAGCTATCGTTTCAACATCGTGTGCACGAGATGAGAATATGGTAGATAGCTGTTCACAATCAGAAGAGGACTTATATCCCATCCCCGCAGCTTCAGTAGCATCTAATACATCCAGCCATGACTCTGTTTCCAACTCTGTGCCTGAGGATTCACTTGTGGGTTCGGATTCCATCTCTATTTCACAAGATCACACAATCAGCGATCAAAGCCCTGCTGGCGATATTCAAACTGTGCCAGATGATGTTGCAAGTTTAGTTGAGGTTTTCTTGCGCGAAGATAAGGACTTAGAACGCGAAGAGGATATATACTCCGTTTTGTGGGATTTTGGCGGACAGACAGTTTACTATACTACACACCCACTCTTCCTTACGTCGAGAGCAATATACCTTTTGGTGAATGACCTCAGCCGGCCCCTGCACGATAAAGCCAAATCAGTTATGAAACAAGGAATGTTCACGAAATTACAGGACAGCTTTCGTTTGAAAACGAATGCCGATTATCTTGATTTTTGGATGTCATCTGTTGCGTCTCTCGCCATTCAGGACGAAAGTCATTCTAAAAAGACGAAATCTGACTTGTTGCCTGAACTTCCACCGGTATTTTTAGTGTGCACTCACGCTGACAAACCTTGTGATGGAGGAGATCCTCGTGAGCTGGGCCGGATGGTATTTGGTCACCTACAGACCAAACCCTACAAGACGCACCTACATGATGTCTTTATTGTGGATAATACCAAGTCTGGCCATGAACTGGAATGTCCAGAAGTCTTGCGCTTGCGCCAGGAAATACGTACCGTCGCCAAGGAGCTACCCCACATGAAAGAAGCAGTGCCAATCAAGTGGCtcaagtttgaaaaagaaatgcaagCCAAGAAAGATGAGGGTAACAAGTGGATTTCCCTTGAAGAGACAAAAGAAGTTGCTCGGGAGGTGTGTAACGTTTTTGACGAAGAAGAATTTATAACTTTACTAAATTTTTTGCATGATCAAAGAGTTTTAATACACTTTGATGAGACTCCAGAGCTGAGTAAAATGGTAGTCTTGGACACTCAGTGGTTGATCAATGTTTTTAAGGAGGTTATTACCATTCGGCCATTTGACAGCAAggagaaaaaattcaaagagctCTGGTTTAGGCTTGAAAAAGAAGGAGTCTTGGAGGAACCTCTTTTAGAACATGTTTGGGGTCCTTTATATCGCGAAGAGGATACTTGCCAAAGTCTCATTGCTATCATGGAGAAGTTCAGTTTACTTTGCTCTTGGCCTTCTTCGGATGGCTCACGTGGTAAGCAGTACCTAGTGCCTTCCATGTTAATGTCACACCCACCAGATGAAATAATGGAGCTGATTGAATCTGCAGAAAttccctctctttttcttaaatttgagACTGGACAAGTTCCACCTGGCCTGTTTCCCCGACTAGTGCTGCAGTTTTTACAATGGTGCAAACAAGAATGTTCCAGCCCAGAGCACCCTCAGCTATACCACAATTTTGTCAGAATTTACCATTCTGAAGAAGTAAATTGCTCCGTAATCCTTCTGTGCCATATGTCATCAATTGAAGTCATTGTTCATAGAGGCAATGGCGGTGACGAGGTGGCCCACTGTTCTATGTCTGCGAGTAGTTCGCTTGTAAATAATAACCATGACACCTTTGCTTGTGCAGTACTTAGGCAACTCAAATTGATGCTTGAGTCCATGCGAGGGGAATTCTGTTGGCTACAGAATATGAAATATGAAGTGAGTTTCTTGTGCCCTGTTTGTTGTGAAGGAGGTGTCGTCAGCTACTGCCGCACACATCTTTTAAAAGGCTGCAAGCAAGAAGAATGCTTGCACTTCTGGCCCGAGTCAGAGTTTTGCAGCGGAAAGAAGATAATAGGTTGCACCAGATCTGCAGTTGCTAAGATGAACAGGGTGTTGGTGAAAGACTTCGAGCCTTGGTTTTCTCCTATGAGAAATCAG CTGACTATTGATAAATGTGATGGCGGAAACTTAGCGTCAGTTGAAG acGATGAGGAAACTTTTTCTGCCGACGAGGTTCTACAAATCCGTTTAACACAACAGCGAGACGACCAAACTATTTCGCCGCAGTTAAAGGGGAGTCTGCAGCTGGAGGGAGCCTGTCCTGATACCCCGGACTTTGAGTCCAAAAGTGGTGAAATGTTGCCTAATCTAGGTAAAACTACCG cAACCACCGAAATTTGCCTACCTGATAATGTTGAACAATCCCTTCTGTCAGCGTCGTGCGACGCCAAAGAGATTGTTCATCAACTGAAGGAGAAGCTGCAATTAAACAAAGACGTTCTTGAAAGGCCAGACTATGACACTAAGAAAATAATCCGTAGTCTGGCACAGAGAGCAAAAGATTTAAAGAGGCTTGATGTCTTCGAACATCTAAGAGAGATTACACCGGCTGGAACTGCTG GTCCTTTACTTCCTGAAAACCTTCCTGTTCAAGACATGCCAATCATTAAAGTCAGGGACCTTACAATCCGCTTATCTG GTGGCGATGAGTGGATGGAGCTTGCTGAAGGACTTGGACTGACTCCATCAGAGATTCGTTTTCTTGACAAGCGTACACGGAACCCAATGGTAGCAGCTTTATCTTTTATAACCAAAGAGCGCTTCGTAAGCGTGGGTGAGCTGTACGAATTGTTGAATGAACGTGACCTTCCTATGTTGGCTGATCTTTTGTAG